A DNA window from Kitasatospora atroaurantiaca contains the following coding sequences:
- a CDS encoding CTP synthase: MAQPHSGKAAIGRAVTTKHLFVTGGVASSLGKGLTASSLGALLKARGLRVTMQKLDPYLNVDPGTMNPFQHGEVFVTDDGAETDLDVGHYERFLDTNLHGSANVTTGQVYSTVIAKERRGEYLGDTVQVIPHITNEIKSRIRRMATEDVDVVITEVGGTVGDIESLPFLEAVRQVRHEVGRDNVFFVHVSLLPYIGPSGELKTKPTQHSVAALRNIGIQPDAIVLRADREVPQAIKRKISLMCDVDEEAVVAAIDAKSIYDIPKVLHGEGLDAYVVRRLDLPFRDVDWTTWDDLLRRVHEPQHIVKVALVGKYIDLPDAYLSVTEALRAGGFANNARVEIKWVTSDDCLTPEGAQEQLGDVDAICIPGGFGDRGVDGKVAAITYGRENRIPLLGLCLGLQCVVIEAARNLADLPEANSTEFDAAAKYPVISTMAEQLAIVDGKGDLGGTMRLGLYPAKLAEGSIVREVYGGEQYVEERHRHRYEVNNAYRADLEKTGLQFSGLSPKGDLVEYVEYPREVHPYLVATQAHPELKSRPTRPHPLFAGLVAAAIKIKTDQ; the protein is encoded by the coding sequence TTGGCACAGCCCCATTCCGGCAAGGCAGCGATCGGCCGCGCCGTGACGACCAAGCACCTCTTCGTCACCGGGGGTGTCGCCTCTTCGCTCGGCAAGGGCCTCACCGCCTCCAGCCTCGGCGCCCTGCTCAAGGCCCGTGGTCTGCGCGTGACGATGCAGAAGCTCGACCCGTACCTCAACGTGGACCCGGGCACCATGAACCCGTTCCAGCACGGTGAGGTCTTCGTCACCGACGACGGCGCCGAGACCGACCTGGACGTCGGCCACTACGAGCGCTTCCTCGACACCAACCTGCACGGCTCGGCGAACGTCACCACCGGCCAGGTGTACTCGACGGTCATCGCCAAGGAGCGCCGCGGCGAGTACCTGGGCGACACCGTCCAGGTCATCCCGCACATCACCAACGAGATCAAGTCCCGGATCCGCCGGATGGCGACCGAGGACGTCGACGTCGTCATCACCGAGGTCGGCGGCACCGTCGGCGACATCGAGTCGCTGCCGTTCCTGGAGGCCGTCCGCCAGGTCCGCCACGAGGTCGGCCGGGACAACGTCTTCTTCGTGCACGTCTCCCTGCTGCCGTACATCGGCCCCTCGGGCGAGCTGAAGACCAAGCCGACCCAGCACTCGGTGGCCGCGCTGCGCAACATCGGCATCCAGCCGGACGCCATCGTGCTGCGTGCCGACCGCGAGGTCCCGCAGGCCATCAAGCGCAAGATCTCGCTGATGTGCGACGTGGACGAGGAGGCCGTGGTCGCGGCCATCGACGCCAAGTCGATCTACGACATCCCCAAGGTGCTGCACGGCGAGGGCCTGGACGCGTACGTCGTGCGCCGCCTGGACCTGCCGTTCCGCGACGTCGACTGGACCACCTGGGACGACCTGCTGCGCCGCGTCCACGAGCCGCAGCACATCGTCAAGGTCGCCCTGGTCGGCAAGTACATCGACCTGCCGGACGCCTACCTGTCGGTGACCGAGGCGCTGCGCGCGGGCGGCTTCGCCAACAACGCGCGGGTCGAGATCAAGTGGGTCACCAGTGACGACTGCCTGACGCCCGAGGGCGCGCAGGAGCAGCTCGGCGATGTGGACGCGATCTGCATCCCCGGCGGCTTCGGCGACCGCGGTGTGGACGGCAAGGTCGCGGCCATCACCTACGGCCGCGAGAACAGGATCCCGCTGCTGGGCCTGTGTCTGGGTCTGCAGTGCGTGGTCATCGAGGCGGCTCGCAACCTGGCCGACCTGCCCGAGGCCAACTCGACCGAGTTCGACGCGGCCGCCAAGTACCCGGTGATCTCCACCATGGCCGAGCAGCTGGCGATCGTGGACGGCAAGGGCGACCTGGGCGGCACCATGCGCCTGGGCCTCTACCCGGCCAAGCTGGCCGAGGGCTCGATCGTCCGCGAGGTCTACGGCGGCGAGCAGTACGTCGAGGAGCGCCACCGCCACCGCTACGAGGTCAACAACGCGTACCGCGCGGACCTGGAGAAGACCGGCCTGCAGTTCTCGGGCCTGTCCCCGAAGGGTGACCTGGTCGAGTACGTCGAGTACCCGCGCGAGGTGCACCCCTACCTGGTCGCCACCCAGGCGCACCCGGAGCTGAAGTCCCGGCCGACCCGTCCGCACCCGCTGTTCGCGGGCCTGGTGGCTGCCGCCATCAAGATCAAGACCGACCAGTAA
- a CDS encoding NUDIX domain-containing protein — MSDVVSQQIRDVAEEWPVRASETPFQGRVTGVRTDEVLMPDGGYARRDYQTHPGSVSVLALDDQQRVLLVRQYRHPVRQRLWELPAGLLDVPGENPLHAAQRELYEEAHCKAGEWRVLVDFYTSPGGTDEALRLFLATDLAEAEGDRYAAHGEELEIETARVPLAELVRLILAGKLHNPTLITGALALQAALTGPGLDALRPAESPWPARPFQSD; from the coding sequence ATGTCGGACGTCGTATCGCAGCAGATCCGGGACGTGGCGGAGGAGTGGCCGGTCCGCGCCAGCGAGACCCCCTTCCAGGGCCGGGTCACCGGGGTCCGTACCGACGAGGTGCTGATGCCGGACGGCGGCTACGCCCGGCGCGACTACCAGACCCACCCCGGCTCGGTGTCCGTCCTCGCACTCGACGACCAGCAGCGGGTGCTGCTGGTGCGCCAGTACCGGCACCCGGTGCGCCAGCGGCTGTGGGAGCTGCCGGCCGGCCTGCTCGACGTACCGGGGGAGAACCCGCTGCACGCCGCTCAGCGCGAGCTCTACGAGGAGGCGCACTGCAAGGCGGGGGAGTGGCGGGTGCTGGTCGACTTCTACACCTCGCCCGGCGGCACCGACGAGGCGCTGCGGCTCTTCCTGGCCACCGACCTCGCCGAGGCCGAGGGCGACCGCTACGCCGCGCACGGCGAGGAGCTGGAGATCGAGACCGCCCGGGTGCCGCTGGCGGAGCTGGTCCGGCTGATCCTCGCGGGCAAGCTGCACAACCCGACGCTGATCACCGGCGCCCTCGCGCTGCAGGCCGCTCTGACCGGGCCCGGCCTGGACGCGCTGCGTCCCGCCGAGTCGCCCTGGCCGGCCCGGCCCTTCCAGTCCGACTGA
- a CDS encoding tetratricopeptide repeat protein → MARKTATMDPRPAEPGAPDPLPAGPALWTGRRAELAALRAAAVRPAQGRCQVLVIAGRPGSGRTSLAVRFVRSLAADYPDGVLFARLSAPDGGRVPPGQAARRLLEQLGAVPGAALLPLGAEGEDEPACVALREALAGKRVLLLLDDVRDSGQLSPLLGDEPGCLVVTTTAGPLTGIEDIDPVILGGLDQPAAAELLSGLVGGTRISCDPVGAAELAEACAARPAALRLMAGWLRDSPKAAVTDAARELAAPAPAPPGAAGASDAADAKRGGGKADGRRSKSGPTAETKAAPDEPVAGPVPVPDTDPLSGAFTLLYRSLPAAQARMLRMLTLAPAQLADLRTASALVGCPAPEAAAALQKLAERELLDQELPAHDGTLRYRVPGRLYARLVQLRESADRPAEVQLARARLLERLVRLVDSARMLLDPSAGPVTDPLPGPLRLRTAAQASGWLVGERDLLLGAVADAIGQADLDGSAGRLVTALLRALPLTGTAAPADLYRLHEMVLKVAERGGAPRRAAAALLNLGDLQSAVGHWEQAADRYRAALDHARDSADEPACARALEGVAECSRALGDPVRAADWYGRALALRQSLGDHAAEARLLARTAEAHTAQRRFEEADREYRAAQAVLRRLGDERGRAALAAALERLREQVEGERERLTSE, encoded by the coding sequence GTGGCGAGGAAGACGGCGACGATGGACCCACGGCCCGCCGAGCCCGGGGCTCCTGACCCGCTGCCCGCCGGGCCCGCGCTGTGGACGGGGCGCCGGGCCGAGCTCGCCGCGCTCAGGGCAGCGGCCGTGCGGCCGGCCCAGGGACGCTGCCAGGTGCTGGTGATCGCCGGGCGGCCCGGCTCGGGCCGGACCTCGCTCGCCGTCCGCTTCGTCCGCTCGCTGGCCGCCGATTACCCGGACGGGGTGCTGTTCGCCCGGCTCTCCGCCCCCGACGGCGGGCGGGTCCCGCCCGGGCAGGCGGCCCGGCGGCTGCTGGAGCAGCTGGGGGCCGTACCCGGAGCGGCTCTGCTGCCGCTCGGCGCCGAGGGCGAGGACGAACCGGCGTGTGTCGCGCTGCGCGAGGCCCTGGCGGGCAAGCGGGTGCTGCTGCTCCTCGACGACGTACGTGACTCCGGACAGCTGTCCCCCCTGCTGGGCGATGAGCCCGGCTGCCTGGTCGTCACCACCACGGCGGGCCCGCTGACCGGGATCGAGGACATCGACCCGGTCATCCTCGGCGGGCTCGACCAGCCCGCGGCGGCCGAACTGCTCAGCGGCCTGGTCGGCGGGACCAGGATCAGCTGTGACCCCGTCGGGGCCGCCGAGCTGGCCGAGGCCTGCGCCGCCCGGCCGGCCGCGCTGCGGCTGATGGCCGGCTGGCTGCGGGACAGCCCCAAGGCGGCGGTCACCGACGCGGCCCGCGAGCTCGCCGCGCCGGCTCCGGCCCCGCCCGGGGCGGCGGGTGCGTCGGATGCCGCGGATGCGAAGCGCGGGGGAGGCAAGGCCGACGGGCGTCGTTCGAAGTCCGGGCCCACGGCGGAGACCAAGGCTGCGCCCGACGAACCGGTCGCCGGGCCGGTGCCCGTACCCGACACCGATCCGCTGAGCGGTGCGTTCACTCTGCTCTACCGTTCCCTGCCCGCCGCGCAGGCCCGGATGCTGCGGATGCTCACCCTTGCCCCTGCCCAGCTCGCCGACCTGCGGACGGCCTCCGCCCTGGTCGGCTGCCCGGCGCCGGAGGCCGCCGCCGCCCTGCAGAAGCTGGCCGAGCGCGAGCTGCTCGACCAGGAGCTGCCCGCCCACGACGGCACCCTTCGCTACCGGGTGCCCGGCCGGTTGTACGCGCGGCTCGTCCAGCTGCGGGAGAGCGCCGACCGCCCGGCCGAGGTGCAGCTGGCCCGGGCGCGGCTGCTGGAGCGGCTGGTCCGCCTGGTCGACTCGGCCCGGATGCTGCTCGACCCGTCCGCCGGCCCGGTCACCGACCCGCTGCCGGGGCCGCTCAGGCTGCGTACGGCTGCCCAGGCCTCCGGATGGCTGGTCGGTGAGCGCGATCTGCTGCTCGGTGCGGTGGCGGACGCGATCGGCCAGGCGGATCTGGACGGTTCGGCCGGGCGGCTGGTCACCGCCCTGCTGCGGGCGCTGCCGCTCACCGGCACCGCCGCGCCGGCCGACCTGTACCGGCTGCACGAAATGGTGCTCAAGGTGGCCGAGCGCGGTGGTGCCCCGCGCCGGGCGGCCGCCGCGCTGCTCAACCTGGGGGATCTGCAGTCCGCCGTCGGCCACTGGGAGCAGGCGGCCGACCGGTACCGCGCGGCGCTGGACCACGCCCGTGACTCGGCGGACGAACCCGCCTGTGCCCGCGCCCTGGAGGGCGTGGCCGAGTGCAGCCGGGCGCTCGGGGACCCGGTACGCGCCGCCGACTGGTACGGCAGGGCGCTCGCGCTGCGGCAGAGCCTGGGGGATCACGCCGCCGAGGCCCGGCTGCTCGCCCGGACCGCCGAGGCGCACACCGCGCAGCGCCGTTTCGAGGAGGCCGACCGCGAGTACCGCGCCGCCCAGGCCGTGCTCCGGCGGCTGGGCGACGAGCGCGGCCGGGCGGCCCTCGCGGCGGCTCTGGAACGCCTGCGGGAGCAGGTCGAGGGTGAGCGGGAGCGACTGACTTCGGAGTGA
- the ald gene encoding alanine dehydrogenase — protein MKVGIPREVKNHEYRVAITPAGVHELVRNGHEVFIEDNAGVGSSIPNEEYVAAGATILPTADEVWATADLLLKVKEPIAEEYHRLRKGQTLFTYLHLAADRAGTDALVASGTTAIAYETVQLANGALPLLAPMSEVAGRLAPQVGSYHLMRPAGGRGTLPGGVPGTHPAKCVVIGGGVSGWHAATIAIGMGYEVTLLDRDINKLREADKIFGTKIKAIASNAYELEAAVLEADLVIGAVLIPGAKAPKLVTNELVSRMKPGSVLVDIAIDQGGCFEDSRPTTHAEPTFQVHNSVFYCVANMPGAVPNTSTYALTNATLPYIVELANRGWKEALRRDAALAKGLNVHEGQITYGAVAEAFGLPAISLDSVLA, from the coding sequence GTGAAGGTCGGCATCCCCCGCGAGGTCAAGAACCACGAGTACCGCGTGGCCATCACGCCTGCCGGCGTGCATGAGCTGGTCCGCAACGGACACGAGGTCTTCATCGAGGACAACGCCGGTGTCGGCTCCTCGATCCCCAACGAGGAGTACGTGGCCGCCGGTGCCACCATCCTCCCCACCGCCGACGAGGTGTGGGCCACCGCTGACCTGCTGCTGAAGGTCAAGGAGCCCATCGCTGAGGAGTACCACCGTCTGCGCAAGGGCCAGACCCTCTTCACCTACCTCCACCTGGCGGCCGACCGTGCCGGCACCGACGCGCTCGTCGCGTCCGGCACCACCGCCATCGCGTACGAGACCGTGCAGCTCGCCAACGGCGCCCTGCCGCTGCTCGCCCCGATGTCCGAGGTCGCGGGCCGTCTCGCCCCGCAGGTCGGCTCGTACCACCTGATGCGTCCGGCCGGCGGCCGTGGCACCCTCCCCGGTGGCGTGCCCGGCACCCACCCGGCGAAGTGCGTCGTCATCGGCGGCGGCGTCTCCGGCTGGCACGCGGCCACCATCGCGATCGGCATGGGCTACGAGGTGACCCTGCTGGACCGCGACATCAACAAGCTGCGCGAGGCCGACAAGATCTTCGGCACGAAGATCAAGGCGATCGCCTCCAACGCGTACGAGCTCGAGGCGGCCGTGCTCGAGGCCGACCTGGTCATCGGCGCGGTGCTGATCCCGGGCGCCAAGGCCCCGAAGCTCGTCACCAACGAGCTGGTCTCCCGTATGAAGCCGGGCTCCGTGCTCGTCGACATCGCGATCGACCAGGGCGGCTGCTTCGAGGACTCCCGTCCGACCACGCACGCCGAGCCGACCTTCCAGGTCCACAACTCGGTCTTCTACTGCGTGGCCAACATGCCGGGCGCCGTCCCGAACACCTCCACCTACGCGCTGACCAACGCCACGCTGCCCTACATCGTGGAGCTGGCCAACCGTGGCTGGAAGGAGGCGCTGCGCCGCGACGCCGCCCTCGCCAAGGGCCTGAACGTCCACGAGGGCCAGATCACCTACGGCGCGGTCGCCGAGGCCTTCGGCCTGCCCGCCATCTCCCTTGACAGCGTGCTCGCCTGA
- a CDS encoding ParA family protein, whose protein sequence is MNESTFAPGGGQPGLAEHAAGQPNEEHAARQATVGSVEVGSVAVRTFEARQSTGPAVTDYEADLPSHGLAYGDFAYGSYDDPDAEYEPDPEYAATLAPDAARQRRERVGPTGRPLPYFPIPAPLAEHGPAQIIAMCNQKGGVGKTTSTINLGAALAEYGRRVLLVDFDPQGALSVGLGVNPMELDVTVYNLLMERGLTADEVLLKTAVPGMDLLPSNIDLSAAEVQLVSEVARESALARALKPLLPDYDYVIIDCQPSLGLLTVNALTAAHSVIVPLECEFFALRGVALLTETIEKVCERLNPDLRLDGILATMYDSRTVHSREVLARVVEAFGDHVFHTVIGRTVRFPETTVAGEPITTYATNSVGAAAYRQLAREVLDRCRPAE, encoded by the coding sequence GTGAATGAGTCGACATTTGCTCCCGGGGGTGGTCAGCCAGGACTGGCGGAGCACGCCGCCGGACAGCCGAACGAGGAGCACGCGGCCCGGCAGGCCACGGTGGGCTCGGTAGAGGTCGGCTCGGTCGCGGTCCGCACCTTCGAGGCGCGCCAGAGCACCGGCCCCGCCGTAACCGACTACGAAGCCGACCTGCCGTCACACGGCCTGGCCTACGGCGATTTCGCCTACGGCTCCTACGACGACCCGGACGCCGAGTACGAACCAGATCCGGAGTACGCCGCGACCCTTGCCCCTGACGCAGCCCGTCAGCGCCGCGAGCGGGTCGGCCCGACCGGCCGTCCGCTGCCCTACTTCCCGATCCCCGCGCCGCTCGCCGAGCACGGCCCCGCGCAGATCATCGCGATGTGCAACCAGAAGGGCGGCGTCGGCAAGACCACGTCGACCATCAACTTGGGCGCCGCGCTCGCCGAGTACGGTCGCCGGGTGCTCCTGGTCGACTTCGACCCGCAGGGGGCGCTGTCGGTCGGCCTGGGCGTCAACCCGATGGAACTGGACGTCACGGTCTACAACCTGCTCATGGAGCGGGGGCTGACGGCCGATGAGGTGCTGCTCAAGACCGCCGTCCCCGGCATGGACCTGCTGCCCTCCAACATCGACCTCTCCGCCGCCGAGGTGCAGCTGGTCAGCGAGGTCGCCCGCGAGTCAGCCCTGGCACGGGCGTTGAAGCCGCTGCTGCCCGACTACGACTACGTCATCATCGACTGCCAGCCCTCGCTGGGCCTTCTGACGGTCAATGCCCTGACGGCGGCTCACAGCGTCATCGTCCCGCTGGAGTGCGAGTTCTTCGCGCTGCGCGGGGTCGCGCTGCTCACCGAGACCATCGAGAAGGTCTGCGAGCGGCTCAACCCCGACCTGCGCCTGGACGGCATCCTGGCCACCATGTACGACTCGCGCACGGTGCACAGCCGCGAGGTGCTGGCCCGCGTGGTCGAGGCCTTCGGGGACCACGTGTTCCACACGGTCATCGGCCGTACGGTCCGCTTCCCGGAGACCACGGTCGCCGGCGAGCCGATCACCACGTACGCGACCAACTCGGTCGGTGCCGCCGCCTACCGTCAGCTCGCCAGGGAGGTGCTCGACCGGTGCCGCCCCGCCGAGTGA
- a CDS encoding segregation and condensation protein A, with the protein MASASESVETTAEQRGGFNVRLDNFEGPFDLLLSLIAKHKLDVTEVAMARVTDEFVAHIRAMGPDWDLDAATEFLVVAATLLDLKAARLLPAAEVEDEEDLALLEARDLLFARLLQYRAYKQAAAVLGERWAAELLQRPRTVGLEPRHAELLPEVVISIGLERFAQLAAKAMTPKPKPVVYVDHIHTPPVSVREQAGLVVELLTALGEATFGQLVADAGDTLVVVARFLALLELYREKALAFEQPEALGELLVRWVAEADRQIEVTDEFDRPPVENDVEKGGPS; encoded by the coding sequence ATGGCCAGCGCATCCGAATCCGTTGAGACCACCGCCGAGCAGCGTGGTGGCTTCAACGTGCGGCTGGACAACTTCGAGGGCCCGTTCGACCTGCTGCTCAGCCTGATCGCCAAGCACAAGCTGGACGTGACCGAGGTGGCGATGGCCCGGGTCACGGACGAGTTCGTCGCCCACATCCGGGCGATGGGGCCCGACTGGGACCTCGATGCCGCCACCGAGTTCCTGGTGGTCGCGGCCACCCTGCTCGACCTCAAGGCCGCCAGGCTGCTCCCGGCCGCCGAGGTCGAGGACGAGGAGGACCTCGCGCTGCTGGAGGCCCGCGACCTGCTCTTCGCCCGCCTGCTGCAGTACCGCGCGTACAAGCAGGCGGCGGCCGTCCTCGGCGAGCGCTGGGCGGCCGAGCTGCTCCAGCGGCCCCGGACCGTCGGCCTGGAGCCCCGGCACGCCGAGCTGCTGCCCGAGGTCGTGATCAGCATCGGCCTCGAGCGCTTCGCGCAGCTCGCGGCGAAGGCGATGACCCCGAAGCCGAAGCCGGTGGTCTACGTCGACCACATCCACACCCCGCCGGTCAGCGTGCGCGAGCAGGCGGGCCTGGTGGTGGAACTGCTGACCGCGCTCGGCGAGGCCACCTTCGGGCAGCTGGTGGCCGATGCCGGGGACACCCTGGTGGTGGTCGCCCGCTTCCTGGCGCTGCTGGAGCTGTACCGGGAGAAGGCGCTCGCCTTCGAGCAGCCCGAGGCGCTCGGCGAGCTGCTGGTGCGCTGGGTCGCGGAGGCGGACCGGCAGATCGAGGTGACGGACGAGTTCGACCGCCCGCCGGTCGAGAACGACGTGGAGAAGGGTGGCCCGTCATGA
- the scpB gene encoding SMC-Scp complex subunit ScpB produces the protein MVVDEPATEAHLAAVLECPRAEVAAALRELAAEYTAQGRGFDLRLVAGGWRFYTRADCAPVVDRFVLDGQQARLTQAALETLAVVAYRQPVSRSRVSAVRGVNCDGVMRTLVQRGLVEETGSEPETGAILYRTTNYFLERMGLRGLEELPELAPFLPEVDDVEAESLEGTMIAEAVAAARAAGGGDEGDRAVSDC, from the coding sequence ATGGTGGTCGACGAGCCCGCCACGGAGGCGCACCTCGCCGCAGTGCTGGAGTGCCCGCGCGCCGAGGTGGCCGCGGCGCTGCGCGAGCTGGCCGCCGAGTACACCGCTCAGGGCCGGGGCTTCGACCTGCGGCTGGTGGCCGGCGGGTGGCGGTTCTACACCCGGGCCGACTGCGCCCCGGTCGTGGACCGCTTCGTTCTGGACGGCCAGCAGGCCCGGCTCACCCAGGCCGCACTGGAGACTCTGGCGGTCGTCGCATACCGGCAACCGGTGTCGCGGAGCAGGGTCTCCGCCGTACGTGGTGTGAACTGTGACGGCGTGATGCGTACCCTGGTACAGCGAGGGCTGGTGGAAGAGACCGGCTCCGAGCCCGAAACAGGTGCGATCCTGTATCGGACGACGAACTACTTCCTGGAACGGATGGGGCTGCGCGGCCTGGAGGAACTCCCAGAGCTGGCGCCCTTCCTGCCCGAGGTCGACGACGTGGAAGCGGAGTCCCTCGAGGGCACGATGATCGCAGAGGCGGTCGCCGCCGCACGTGCGGCGGGCGGCGGCGATGAGGGCGATCGGGCTGTGTCTGATTGCTAA
- a CDS encoding pseudouridine synthase, which yields MRSSGNGRNSSGGGGSQGRGGQGGGRSGGGSYGGGGSRGGSSYGGSGGGGSQGRGGQGGGSSFGGGRGGGQGGGAGRGGSAPRSGGGGSFGRDSRDSRDGRDNRGGGSYGGGGGSFGRDSRDGRDNRGGGGSYGGGARRDDRRDDRRDDRRDDRRQYPDRPLRPEERRYDRPEFGGGPNATPSRGGFAARRPSPAPRPRREGQGAPGDPRRQPQRSRELQAKIEDAVLARHDKPAVKLPKTFGEPEGERLQKVLARAGMGSRRACEELIEQGRVQVNGKQVTEQGKRVDPENDEIKVDGLTVATQSYLFFALNKPAGVVSTMEDPDGRQCLGDYVTNRETRLFHVGRLDTETEGIILLTNHGELAHRLTHPRYGVTKTYLAAIQGPIPRDLGKTLAKGIELEDGFARADSFKVVSNVGKNYLVEVTLHEGRKHIVRRMLAEAGFPVEKLVRTHFGPIALGDQKSGWLRRLTNPEVGQLMREVGL from the coding sequence ATGCGTAGCAGTGGCAACGGCAGGAACAGCAGCGGCGGTGGCGGGAGCCAGGGCCGTGGCGGACAGGGCGGGGGCCGGAGCGGCGGCGGCTCGTACGGTGGCGGCGGCTCCCGCGGGGGCTCGTCGTACGGCGGCAGCGGCGGTGGCGGGAGCCAGGGCCGTGGCGGCCAGGGCGGCGGCTCGTCCTTCGGCGGCGGCCGTGGTGGCGGTCAGGGCGGCGGCGCCGGCCGCGGCGGCTCGGCCCCGCGCAGCGGCGGTGGCGGCTCCTTCGGCCGCGACAGCCGCGACAGCCGTGACGGCCGGGACAACCGCGGTGGCGGCTCGTACGGCGGTGGCGGCGGCTCCTTCGGCCGCGACAGCCGTGACGGCCGGGACAACCGCGGTGGCGGCGGCTCGTACGGCGGCGGTGCCCGTCGTGACGACCGGCGCGACGACCGCCGGGATGACCGGCGCGACGACCGGCGGCAGTACCCCGACCGTCCGCTCCGCCCCGAGGAGCGCCGCTACGACCGCCCCGAGTTCGGCGGCGGCCCCAACGCCACCCCGAGCCGTGGCGGCTTCGCCGCGCGCCGTCCGTCGCCCGCCCCGCGGCCGCGCCGTGAGGGCCAGGGTGCCCCGGGCGACCCGCGCCGTCAGCCGCAGCGCTCGCGTGAGCTGCAGGCCAAGATCGAGGACGCGGTGCTGGCCCGGCACGACAAGCCGGCCGTGAAGCTTCCCAAGACCTTCGGCGAGCCCGAGGGCGAGCGCCTGCAGAAGGTGCTCGCGCGGGCCGGCATGGGCAGCCGCCGGGCCTGTGAGGAGCTGATCGAGCAGGGCCGGGTGCAGGTCAACGGCAAGCAGGTCACCGAGCAGGGCAAGCGGGTCGACCCCGAGAACGACGAGATCAAGGTGGACGGCCTGACCGTCGCCACGCAGTCGTACCTGTTCTTCGCGCTCAACAAGCCGGCCGGCGTCGTCTCCACCATGGAGGACCCGGACGGCCGCCAGTGCCTCGGCGACTACGTGACCAACCGGGAGACCCGGCTGTTCCACGTCGGCCGCCTGGACACGGAGACCGAGGGCATCATCCTGCTCACCAACCACGGCGAGCTGGCCCACCGTCTCACCCACCCCCGGTACGGCGTGACCAAGACCTACCTGGCCGCCATCCAGGGCCCGATCCCGCGTGACCTGGGCAAGACCCTGGCCAAGGGGATCGAGCTGGAGGACGGCTTCGCCCGCGCCGACAGCTTCAAGGTGGTCTCGAACGTCGGCAAGAACTACCTGGTCGAGGTCACCCTGCACGAGGGCCGCAAGCACATCGTCCGCCGGATGCTCGCCGAGGCGGGCTTCCCGGTCGAGAAGCTGGTCCGTACCCACTTCGGCCCGATCGCCCTGGGCGACCAGAAGTCGGGCTGGCTGCGCCGCCTGACCAACCCCGAGGTCGGCCAGCTCATGCGTGAGGTCGGTCTGTAG
- a CDS encoding helix-turn-helix domain-containing protein, with the protein MLDAFGVLGLGRPDGQVYAALVMAPQSTAEELAEQCGLTLQQARAALDRLAEQGMATRAPVDRERYLAVAPDVAIGTLIGHREAQLRSARAEMHRLMDAFREASRFTDPAHSVEVLSGAEAIAQRVEHLVESAEYQMRGFDCPPYVQEPVAYLPRQRQRLKAGVRFRTIFDKEAVAWPGRLEKEILVGVADGEEARVRPVLPMKMMMADDRMAIIPISVGDAVLDAAYVIHPSALLQALDGLFEAEWDRAVPLQAAIGDGDGELEPEADHRKLLGLLAAGLTDESIARSLGWSARTTQRRLQTLMRQLGATTRFQAGMAARERGWL; encoded by the coding sequence GTGCTCGACGCATTCGGAGTGCTCGGCCTGGGGCGGCCGGACGGACAGGTGTACGCGGCGCTGGTGATGGCGCCGCAGTCCACGGCCGAGGAGCTCGCCGAGCAGTGCGGGCTGACGCTCCAACAGGCCCGCGCCGCCCTGGACAGGTTGGCCGAACAGGGCATGGCCACCCGCGCCCCGGTCGACCGTGAGCGCTACCTCGCCGTCGCCCCCGACGTCGCCATCGGCACCCTGATCGGCCACCGCGAGGCCCAGCTGCGCAGTGCCCGTGCCGAGATGCACCGGCTGATGGACGCCTTCCGCGAGGCCTCGCGCTTCACCGATCCGGCCCACTCGGTCGAGGTGCTCAGCGGCGCCGAGGCGATCGCGCAGCGCGTGGAGCACCTGGTGGAGAGCGCCGAGTACCAGATGCGCGGCTTCGACTGCCCGCCGTACGTCCAGGAACCGGTGGCCTACCTGCCCCGGCAGCGTCAGCGGCTCAAGGCGGGCGTGCGGTTCCGGACGATCTTCGACAAGGAGGCCGTGGCCTGGCCCGGCCGGCTCGAGAAGGAGATCCTGGTCGGCGTCGCGGACGGCGAGGAGGCCCGGGTGCGTCCCGTTCTGCCGATGAAGATGATGATGGCGGACGACCGGATGGCGATCATCCCGATCAGCGTCGGTGACGCCGTCCTGGACGCCGCGTACGTGATCCATCCGTCCGCGCTGCTGCAGGCGCTGGACGGGCTGTTCGAGGCCGAGTGGGACCGGGCGGTGCCGCTGCAGGCGGCGATCGGCGACGGGGACGGCGAGCTGGAGCCGGAGGCGGACCACCGCAAGCTGCTCGGCCTGCTCGCGGCGGGACTGACGGACGAGTCCATCGCGCGCTCGCTCGGCTGGAGCGCCCGCACCACCCAGCGGCGGTTGCAGACCCTGATGCGGCAGCTCGGCGCCACGACCCGCTTCCAGGCGGGGATGGCGGCCCGCGAGCGCGGCTGGCTCTGA